The following is a genomic window from Vitis vinifera cultivar Pinot Noir 40024 chromosome 6, ASM3070453v1.
CTCCGGCAACACCACCAAACCACGAATGGCTCGCACTACTTCGGAGTTTATGATGGTCACGGCTGTTCGCATGTAAGAATCTCGTGTTCCTCTTTCGTTCATCAATTACCTCACGCCCTTCGATGATCCTAGAATATAAACCTTGAGTTGTCTGAATCTTCCACTTTAACAGGTGGCGATGAACTGCAGAGATCGAATGCATGAACTGGTGAGAGAAGAGCTAGAGAACAAGGACACGTGTACGGAGTCAGGTTGGAAGAATGCGATGGAGCGAAGCTTCAGTCGCATGGACAAGGAAGTGAATGCACGGAATATAGGAGCATCAGGAGCCGTTTGCAGGTGCGAGCTTCAAACACCTGAGTGCGATGCCGTAGGATCCACAGCCGTAGTCGCAATAGTCACACCGGAGAAGATCGTCGTCGCCAACTGCGGCGACTCCCGCGCGGTTCTCTGCCGCAACGGCAAGGCGATCCCTCTCTCCTCCGATCACAAGGTGAGCCTCTTGCCAACCCACGAACTATGTATAATCTAGTACATGCGCGTCCACTGGGGCCACCATGTACTTGACACGACGGACATTTGATAAGCAAAAATTTTAGGATTGGTGAGTCCTGACTCGTTGTTGTCGTGGTTGGTGGTAACAGCCGGACCGCCCCGACGAACTTCAGCGGATCCAGTCGGCCGGTGGGCGTGTCATATTCTGGGACGGACCTAGGGTTCTGGGAGTCCTCGCCATGTCAAGAGCCATAGGTAAAAGCATCGAGAACCAGACTTTCATCAGGCTCCAAAAATATTATCGCGGTTTCACAATCTGACTCCATTTTGGgggttttttgtttctcaaatTCACAGGCGATAACTACTTAAAGCCCTTCGTGAGCTGCGAGCCGGAGGTGACGATCACGGAACGATCGGCGGAGGACGAGTGTCTGATACTGGCGAGCGACGGTCTGTGGGACGTGGTGTCGAACGAGACAGCGTGCGGCGTGGCGCGAATGTGCCTGAAGGGGAAGGTACCGGAGGGTGTGGAAGGGGCGGAGAATGAGGGGGAAGGGGAGGCTTGGGACAAGGCGTGCTCCGACGCCTCCATGCTGCTGACAAAGCTGGCCTTGGCTAGGCACACCGCGGACAACGTGAGCGTGGTGGTGGTGGATCTTAGGAAGGACACGTAGACACCCattcctctttttttcttttttcttttttcctttttgggtaAATGATGTttgggtcttttttttttaatttttgtcctGTAAGGACGGTGATGGAGTCCTTGTCTtgagggaaaatgaaaaagcGGAAACTGAAATGGGAAATGGGAATACAAACACACAAAATGCAGCCCAGCCTTTTTCATGCTGGTTTTTTCATCATATATTCTGagttttgttttagtttattATTCATTCATGAGATCATGCAATAAACACAGAGTGGGCGGTTCatgtgaattttaaaaaattattgcttGTGTTTCATGGGTATTGAAATTGCCAATTTGGCTTCGGAGGGGGGGTGGGAGAGGAGAGGGAGGCCGGCTTCGAATTGGGGATGTTTTGGTGGATTCTCTACCAGtaattttgggttttttaaaacactttttaattTTGGAGTTTAGCGGTGGTTAAatggattaattaattaaatgggGTTGTGGTTTACGCCGTCCATTGTCCAACAAGGCAGCAGGTAGAAGCCAAAAGAAGGAAAGTGAGCAAAGATAGAAATGCTTAAACCCCAGCCACATTCTGGATTTAATTCTTGTATAGATTTGGGACCCACGCACTTCTAAGTATTTTCCTTACAGTATGggcaaattaaaaaaatcccaggaaattatattttacagGTTGGTCAAAAATCAAAGTCAAATCAAATacatatttgtaatattatatatataaaaaggacGGAGATGATGGGGTTAGGCAAAATTAAGTCGAGCCTACCATGTAAGTTAATGTGAGAGAGTAGttgaataatttaataatttacaaaataaaaaggaagagaagGGAGGAGGTGAGATCGGAAAGGAAAGCAAAGGATAGAATGTCAAATCAAAAATCTGGGGATGGGGCCAAGAGATTTGGAGGTTAAAACAAATATAGATGCTACAAACCTAGGTCTCACTGTTTCATACCTTACCCCAATTTTGCtacttattaaaatattttaagaatttattctGAAACTACATCATTTTTTAGATGTTTctaaataataatcaaaatataaaaatactttgaaatgcataatataatatatatatatatatatatatatatttatagagAATAACACCCTTCATGAAGAAAAACCCATATTTAATATCTGAGCTTCATACagatttttgaaaacagttgataatactttttaaaaactgatttttttgaaaacatttcttGGAAGCATtctcaaacaaacccttaatttaaatgttttccatttggacattttctttcttgcttCTCCCACAagcattttctttcttcatcagCTAAAATTGATCCACATGTTAGTCTCAGTCAAGTTATGCATCTAATACAAATGCATTATCatacaaaagacaaaaaataaaaaatcaacacaaCTAGCTTATTCTATTATAATTCACATATTTAATTGGATTCTGATTGAAACGCATAATTTTAGGGAATTGAAGACCCAGCATGCCTCACCTCACCACCAACTTTCCTCTCCACCCCAACCAACACCCAACTAaaaaggggggagggggggaagAACAGAAAAAGATAAGGTGTTCGGTACTACAGGCAGAGCAACTCATCAGCATACCCCACCCGTTCTTGAAGAATGATGACTCAGCCTTCCATTAACCCATGTCAAATTATAAATGCTCCAAACTAAAATACAATGGAGGAGACTATCTACCAAGAAAATGAAAGGGACATAATCCCAACCATAGGATCAATTAGAAGGAATTAgcatgagaaaataataaatggggCAACGGGAGAAGAAAAGGATCGATCactaaggaaggaaaaaaaaacaacatatttatTCATGCAGGGGGTAGAAGGCACAAAATGTCCCAATAATTCCACATTACCAAACTCTAAACAACAACAGCAATTGAACACTTTTACACTGACAAGACAAAACCACACAAGATGGAGGGAAGCTAGGACAAGACCTTTTACAAGATGCCTTCAAAATAGGAACCCATCCGCTGATGTCAAGGTAGTAAAAgaataattccttttttttctataGTCAGATTTGCTTGCTTCCAGCTTCAACTTCAACTTCATTACTCTTCAATGCCTTCAATCTTCTGTAACCCTTATCAGTGCCGAATATCctgacaagaaaaaaattacagaGAGTCATCATAACCATGGTCCTCAGCATTTCTTGTGTTGCATCCCCAGCATTATTGGGTTAACATGTATCTTTAGAATAAGCATCAAATCTCAAAAGCAGAGGCATGGTCTAATTCtaagaaaccaaatataaggTACTTGTCTATCACCATTGGAACCAAGTTGGAAAACAGAATCTGAATAAAGGAATGATTTCAAATGTTCAGAAAGCATGCCACTACTAGACTATACCTTATTCTTTTTACATCCATACCAACAGCCTTGCTATCATGCTCTTTGTCAACAAACATTGCATCTAGTTACAATCTAAATGATGCAATTCGCGAGGCAGGGAACAGGAGAATTTGACAAAGGAAAGCATCAGATTCTAGCAATATGATGCACGAAAACAAAACCACATTTTGCAATAGTAACATTCATAACCAAATAGTCCTTTCAGATAACCCAACAATCTGGAACTTAGCTCCTAAAGCACAACAAGAAGACGCGATCAGTTGATCTGATATgtgatttaattataaataggaTTGACTAAGAAAGGCATCAAGGTGGCTTATGTACTTCTGAGCAGAGGCATGCacggataaaaaataaaataaatgaataggtAAATAATCAACCACCCCTTCCCCTcatctctctctatctctctgtgTTTGTAAACCAATTccccttcatatttttgtttctctAAAACCCCACACCACACATTTTTCTTCCTGAAACTTCTAGTTCTCCAAACGCATTTTAAATATTCCTGTTTCTATCCCCAAAAATTTACACAATTAAAGACTCATAAAGATGAAAGAGGAGAGATGGAAAAAGTTAAAGGAGAAAAGGAGACAAGAATAAAATGATTGTATAAATTAGAGGTTCATATTGTCATTAAACAGTCATGTGCTCATCAGATAAACTTTTCTTCTGTTACTTCTTTCAGGGtgctaaaataaaaatgggatcAGGCTTTGCAAGGGTGGTAGGAAGGGGGAGGTGGTGTTCGTGAGGAAGTGGAGGGAAATTTAATATATTCCAATAAGATAAAGCCTGCTTTGAATACGCCAATCATGAGACGTGTATGAAGATAAGACAAGCACGCATAGACTATCTAACTTTATAGAGAAAAGAGTTGGAACCATGCATCAATCCATACTATGTAACATGGCATGCATTTGGTCCATCATCATAACTTTGGCCTCACCCCTTAACAGTCCATACACACACATGATACTCCTGGAGGTCAATCCATACTATGAAACATGGCATGCATTGATTCCACTATCATGACCTTGGACACCACCCTTCACAAGTCCATAAACAAGATGGCTTCATGCCATTTCATGGTCTGTGGCATAGACTCTTAGTTCACCACTCAGATATGACCCAGTTGCTCATCCATTGAGGCTTTTACACGCCAAGGGAAACCTGATAACTGCATCAGGCCCATTAATAAAGGAGATCAGTGTCAAgattgtattttctttatgtTGATTGGTATATTAATTTGGACACATTTCCATACATGTTGACAACCAGGAAAAGGGGATGCCAGTCCAACGATTTCACAGGAGACAGGGTTCCATATATCCTACAAAGGGAACACATGTACATACAGACACATTTTCATTATGTAGGAACAAGTCTGTAGACAATGTTTTTGTCATTAAGTTGTAATAAGAAATGGTTTCATCAATAAAGCAATCCCATGTGGATGACCAATTAACCATATAAAGATACACAAAATAGGCCCCTAGTTAAAGCAGCAGCATGAcacccatttaaaaaattgattaccTGTAACTGCCCTATAAATATAGCTAGTCAAATGTACAAAGCTCAGTTTATGATTTggtgtggggttgtggaaagctATTAGGAAGGAGTGGAAATTTTTTAGTGGCAAGTTGGCCTACCAAGTGGGCAATGGGCAAAGAGTGAGATTCTGGATGGATGAGGGTGTGGAGATGAGTCACTTGGTGAGTCCTTCCCTTCCTTATTTACCCTTTCTACGTCTTAGGAAGCTTGGGTGGCGGATGTGTGGAACCCTAAAAGTGAAGGGGGCAATTGGACCCCTCTTTTCTCTAGGGCCTTCAATGATTGAGAGCTACATTTGGTGGAGCATTTCCTACAAAAGATTCAAGCAACTAGAGTTCATAGGGTTTTGGAAGATAGAGTGATTTGGACAGCCTCGAGGTGTGGGACCTTTTCGGTTAAATCTCTTTATTCTATCTTGGACACCAGAAATCCTCTTTTGTTTCCTAGTGGTAGTATTTGGAGATCGAGCGTGCCTCTTAAGGtggctttctttgcttgggaggcttcttaGGGGAAAGTAGTAACTTTGGAccaacttcaaaggagggggttctttttggcaaataggtgtttcTTTTGCCTCTCTGAAGCAAAGATGGTTGATCACCTTCTTTTTCATTGTGCAAGGACTCGGATTCTCtggaatcttcttttctccctctttGGTGTGTATTGGATTATTTCTTGTTCAGTGAAGGAAACTCTACTTGGATGGCATGGATCGTTTGTGGGTAAAACTCGTAAAAAGGCTTGGCAAGCGGCccctttatgtatattttggacagtggaaggaaaggaatttgATAATGTTTGATAATGAGGAGTTATcgatccaaagattgaaaaattattttgtatgtaACCTGTGGTATTGGTCTAAAGGTGTCTGTAGATATGTGCCCTGATTCTCTTGTAAGTTTCATTGATTGGCTAGGTTCTAAGTAAGGGCAGGTGATGTTTTTTGCTTCTATCCCTCCCCCTCTTTTTGAGCCTTTAGTCttcttttgtatacttcctatatACTCTGAGGGCACTGTTTTTGGTGTCTcctcctttctttttatatgacgtttctttacctatcaaaaaaataaatcataaatcgATTAGGTACCATATCACCAGTATTAGATAACATAATTACATGAACAGCAAGTTGGCTGTGTTTGATTTCACATTTAACAGTAAGGGAAAGTTCAATGGTCCCCAGATATACAGGTGTGCATAATGAAGATATCCTGAAAATGTTTGCAGGTTCCATTCCATTAAACATTGTAATTTCCTCAGTTTTATATGCCACATTAGAACATCTCGAGAACTTGGCAAGCAGCCAATCCAGATGCTCCATGCAGCTTAGAAGCAGTGCATTGTAAACACCATGCTCAGGCTTGGCCCATGGCACCGAGGGTCCAACAAGATCATATAAACCCTGAAATTATATAGGATGGCCCATTGTGGATACTGAATTTATAAACCATTCCATGGCTATTGAATCCAGGTTCCAGGGCCTACACAATTCACACACATGGCTGAATTCATTGACAGTGTAGTTGACCCCTAGATGAAGGATCACAAACAGGCCCTCTGAAATCCCATGCTATGTGGTCCTGACAAGAATCAAAGAGCTGGCCTTCGGTCCCAGTTTGACCTCTTCTCTACTAAAATTGAATAGCTTACACTGTAAGCCAGGTTTTAGAACCATAAGCAGAACAACAGGAAGGCACATGCCATCTGCCTGTTTGCTAGAAATGAGCAGAAGCCAAAATCCAAAATCAAACTATTAATGATCAAGTAAAAAGAGCCCTAGGGTGgccaagaaaataaattaatcagaTCCCTTCCTAAGAGGATGTTATTTATTGCACCTCAGGGGCATAactattcatttattcatttattttagtaAGGATTTCCAATACACAGAGCATATTTAAAGACAAGAAAGGCAAAACTCCATTTCAACGTTCAAGAAAGAGAGCTTCTAGAACTAAGATAACGAAGACCCATGCCATATTTTAGTCACAATGAATTAGCATCACCGTCGTAAGTTTTCAGATCATCCCTTAGAAAATTATGAAGGTGACCTGATGGCCTCCATAACTtgcaaattaattaattcaatctGTTTTTATGTGACCCATTGTCACTGTATCCTAAGTTATTCTCACaagttctttttttatttttttttagtaaatgtGAATCCAAGAAATCATTTAAaacatagaaaagaaaaatagaaaaaaaatagggTAGAATTCTATACCATATATATCTACTTTGCATAAACTTATCTAAAAACTATAATGgcaattattataatttacatTCCAAACATgcaatatattagaaaataactATGCTTTAAAACAACCCACGGCAGAAACTTACCAGTCCATGTAAACAAATGTGGATGAATAGTTGCCAGACTTGGTATAAAGCAAACGGTGATGGTAGTCATGAAAATCAgcactggaaaaaaaaaatcagaatatATAAAATGCGAGTAAGGAAAAGGAATCTTCTAACAAACTAGCAAGAAATGCATATAAAACCTACCCCCCGTACAAAGGCAAGAAATTTGAGAGGCTCCATGGGAAATGGTAACCACAGTGTGCCTCAACAGTCTCCAAGACTCTTAATACCATCCATAACCACAGAGTCATCAGATGAGGCCCAGTGATGGCAGGGCCAACAATAGTAGCAAAGCCAAGGAACAATATCTCAGCAGGGTGAGCATACTCAGAAGTCAGTCCAAATGGTGTTGCATATCTGTACATTTAATAAACATGCTTATAAAAGCATCCAAAAGCCATCTCAAAAATAAcattcttgaaaaataaaacacctTATACTCTCACTTACTCGTGATGAACACAGTGCACATGCTTGTACAACCATTTTGTATGTAAAACTCTATGTCCCcaatagaaaacaaaatccTCAAGGATGAAGTAGAATATTATTTGCGTTAAAACAACTTTCCTGCACAACCAAAAAGCAGGATGTTGCTAATCACAAAGACGGATTGTATCAGCACAAGGGGGAACTGACAGACAGCTAGAGTATGATAGCATCAGATACTATAATTTCTGAAATGAAGCTTTAGCATATAAAGAACCTGAAGATACCAGGACGGCAATGGGAGACTACTTTGCATGCCCATATATCTGAAGAGGGGGTAGGAAAATATCATAACCGGTAGATTGACACCAAAATGATACAAAATGAGGCGCATAATACATCTTTCTTGAGCTGCAGAGCTATTCATTTTTCTCTGCAAGGAACCTGAAGTTAGTGATGATATAAAAGATAGAGATCCAACAAGAAAGGAAAGCAAGTATCCCAACTAAAActgaggcctggctcaagttgCATGGGGATTCGTAAGACAGGAAGGTTCCAGGTTCAATTTCATATAGcagcagaaagaaaaaaaaagaaaagacaaaacagaagaagaaaaaaattatgtatcaAAAAAAGATCAGAATGCAACAAGTAGAGCAACCAAAACACAGAGGCCAAACATATTTACACTAAGCATCAATTTAGTGGAAGCAATGaagacaattaaaaaaaaggatgtAAGAATAGTTATAACACTACAAGAAAAGGGGCATATCTAGCCAAGATGTAAATCTACATAAGTATGATGAAAGAATGTCCTGTTACCTATGCAGCTGcataaaattggatatttttataGCAGCTAAAATCTAGAGGTGCACCATTTCAATGAGTTTTTAAAGGTTACTGAGAAAAAGTCTAAAACAAACAGCAGCATTTAAATTAGCATCATGGGTATGGAGGAATATCTATAATACCAGCAGCAACAAGATATGGCTTTCAACCATATGACATTGGACTGTGCTTAGCAAGCTAGTAGTGGACACAGCATGTGACTCATCCTATGTTGTCATGAGCAGCTCCAACAGTTTTGGCACCACCATGCTAGATTATGTTGATACTCTTGCTTAAAAGTGAGTAGCATGATATCCTTCATCTTGAAAAGCTCAGCTACATGTATACATAGCAACAAAGCAGCTTCCAGGATCACCAGCTTTGAAACCCCCCACCcttttaattttccattttttgataagtttgaaACCCCTCTTCCCTTAAGCAGTGAAACTTCTAGTATAACAAATGCAGGGAACTTATCATccttttttaatcaattattatgAAATTAGCTAATATGAGAAGCTAGAGCAAGGGAGGAGGATATCCTAGAGTTGAATATTGACACCAGCATCAATTGCCAAGCCCATCCTTGGTAAGTCATTTTTACAAAACTCTGGTCAAGGTGCAGATAATATGCAAGcctcaaaataacaataaaaagatcattcaccaaaaagaagaaaggaaaaaaggaaggtTATTTCATGTTAG
Proteins encoded in this region:
- the LOC100260328 gene encoding methylsterol monooxygenase 2-2 isoform X1, coding for MLVVFWRTKRYLVTHFSDFQLASLGSFFIHESVFFLSGLPFIFLERAGWLGKYKIQRKMNSSAAQERCIMRLILYHFGVNLPVMIFSYPLFRYMGMQSSLPLPSWKVVLTQIIFYFILEDFVFYWGHRVLHTKWLYKHVHCVHHEYATPFGLTSEYAHPAEILFLGFATIVGPAITGPHLMTLWLWMVLRVLETVEAHCGYHFPWSLSNFLPLYGGADFHDYHHRLLYTKSGNYSSTFVYMDWIFGTDKGYRRLKALKSNEVEVEAGSKQI
- the LOC100260328 gene encoding methylsterol monooxygenase 2-2 isoform X2 translates to MASIIESGWLYLVTHFSDFQLASLGSFFIHESVFFLSGLPFIFLERAGWLGKYKIQRKMNSSAAQERCIMRLILYHFGVNLPVMIFSYPLFRYMGMQSSLPLPSWKVVLTQIIFYFILEDFVFYWGHRVLHTKWLYKHVHCVHHEYATPFGLTSEYAHPAEILFLGFATIVGPAITGPHLMTLWLWMVLRVLETVEAHCGYHFPWSLSNFLPLYGGADFHDYHHRLLYTKSGNYSSTFVYMDWIFGTDKGYRRLKALKSNEVEVEAGSKQI
- the LOC100255251 gene encoding probable protein phosphatase 2C 24 encodes the protein MAEICCGVVSDGETSTQCEPSSRVARRRRMELRRFKFVAGVAPSETENGQKRRKLEAAYPYAEACSWKCANTFENCASEVEGSCLQSEHGGSDKEHPQTSFQADLQMENEYTKFGIASVCGRRRDMEDAVAVHPSFLRQHHQTTNGSHYFGVYDGHGCSHVAMNCRDRMHELVREELENKDTCTESGWKNAMERSFSRMDKEVNARNIGASGAVCRCELQTPECDAVGSTAVVAIVTPEKIVVANCGDSRAVLCRNGKAIPLSSDHKPDRPDELQRIQSAGGRVIFWDGPRVLGVLAMSRAIGDNYLKPFVSCEPEVTITERSAEDECLILASDGLWDVVSNETACGVARMCLKGKVPEGVEGAENEGEGEAWDKACSDASMLLTKLALARHTADNVSVVVVDLRKDT